Proteins co-encoded in one Planctomycetia bacterium genomic window:
- a CDS encoding VOC family protein yields MLSLVVPDYDEAIAYYTQTLGFQLMEDSPRENGKRWVVIKPVGNGTASLLLAQAANDQQRNSIGNQAGGRVFLFLHTDDFWRDYHNYQSRGVKFLNEPREEEYGTVAVFVDQYGNKWDLIQPATIKSK; encoded by the coding sequence ATGTTGTCTCTGGTGGTGCCTGATTACGACGAAGCCATTGCATACTATACGCAAACATTGGGCTTCCAGTTGATGGAAGATTCGCCTCGCGAAAACGGGAAACGCTGGGTAGTAATCAAGCCTGTAGGTAACGGTACCGCTTCGTTGTTGCTGGCCCAGGCAGCAAACGATCAACAGAGAAACAGCATAGGAAATCAAGCCGGCGGACGCGTGTTTCTGTTTCTGCATACTGATGATTTCTGGCGTGACTACCATAATTATCAATCGCGTGGCGTGAAGTTTCTGAACGAACCACGTGAAGAGGAGTATGGAACGGTTGCAGTTTTCGTTGATCAATATGGCAATAAGTGGGATTTGATTCAGCCAGCAACAATTAAGTCTAAATAG
- a CDS encoding DUF11 domain-containing protein: protein MTSFLFLALLVSNHDWCPDCDKTPDVEPPVVALRVLAPQKSTDTGMITYRVIATNRSIAKAFDIKVKLDLPEKTTFHAGNPQPDKQQNTLVWNIGNMPGKCQRQFEVTLKTDADSVVEACFRISYEHGVCVSTITACKPPGKAETLPVPKTTGQLSLTKIGPARQGMGTPILYSMTVTNSGKIPLREVELEDVFPSNSVYVPGSADNQGQLMGPESKRMLWRLGNMLPGETRTVTFKVRPNQVGTFLNVAHARGLDPDGLKVQSPDSHATTEVSGMATIYMEVKDLQDPVFVGGSTMYTILVRNTGTASAGNIRLQGEVPTGLQTTRVMPENEGAAAGFRPGEGRINFATFNLEPKQEKLFQIEVRAEREALYRFRVFLTSDVLDPARGGLVEDETTTVVNEKPVDSQTQLQPPGKSDQLARQTAK from the coding sequence ATGACTTCGTTTCTGTTTCTGGCGCTGTTGGTCTCTAACCACGACTGGTGTCCGGACTGCGATAAAACGCCCGATGTTGAACCGCCAGTAGTGGCGCTGCGTGTGCTGGCACCACAGAAATCAACAGATACCGGCATGATTACCTATCGCGTCATTGCCACGAATCGTTCCATCGCCAAGGCATTTGACATTAAAGTGAAACTCGATCTGCCTGAGAAAACCACATTTCATGCAGGCAACCCGCAGCCTGATAAACAGCAAAACACGCTGGTCTGGAACATTGGCAACATGCCGGGCAAATGTCAGCGACAGTTTGAAGTGACTCTGAAGACCGATGCGGATAGTGTTGTAGAAGCATGCTTCCGCATCAGCTATGAGCATGGCGTGTGTGTCTCCACCATCACCGCGTGCAAGCCACCGGGGAAGGCAGAGACTTTGCCTGTACCCAAAACTACCGGACAACTGAGCCTGACAAAAATCGGCCCGGCCAGGCAGGGTATGGGAACGCCGATTTTGTATTCGATGACGGTAACCAATTCAGGCAAAATTCCACTGCGTGAAGTGGAGTTGGAAGACGTGTTTCCTTCTAATTCAGTTTACGTGCCTGGGAGTGCCGACAACCAGGGACAACTCATGGGCCCAGAAAGCAAAAGAATGTTGTGGCGACTGGGCAACATGTTGCCTGGAGAAACGCGAACGGTGACATTCAAAGTCAGGCCAAACCAGGTTGGGACGTTTCTGAATGTAGCACATGCCCGCGGACTTGATCCCGATGGTCTGAAAGTACAAAGCCCCGACAGCCACGCCACCACTGAAGTCAGCGGGATGGCGACGATTTACATGGAAGTGAAAGACCTGCAGGACCCGGTGTTTGTCGGCGGCTCAACGATGTATACCATTCTGGTGCGAAATACCGGCACCGCATCAGCAGGTAATATCCGTTTGCAGGGGGAAGTACCGACGGGTTTGCAGACAACGCGGGTAATGCCAGAGAATGAAGGGGCAGCTGCCGGGTTTCGACCAGGTGAAGGCCGCATCAACTTTGCGACATTTAACCTGGAGCCCAAACAGGAAAAACTGTTTCAGATTGAAGTACGAGCGGAAAGAGAGGCTCTGTACCGATTTCGGGTGTTTCTGACTTCGGATGTGCTGGATCCTGCACGTGGCGGACTGGTGGAGGATGAAACCACCACCGTCGTTAATGAAAAGCCGGTAGATTCGCAGACGCAACTGCAACCACCTGGCAAGAGTGATCAATTAGCCAGGCAGACAGCAAAATAA
- a CDS encoding M20/M25/M40 family metallo-hydrolase translates to MACLAAIVCMISAMVWAEDAAPKTASKTPLEIDQTIINEVKERQEIMSNLTYLSDVIGPRVTGSENLKRANDWALEKFKSYGLENVKLEPYTIPAGWERGFARMKMVEPNTNRWLAVASRAWTPGTQGKLTGEVIFLDATSQEELNKYKGKLKNAIIMRSKPSDVRPIADIGKPRDPSNMPRRRPGGGGSSPDFMRSIDQFLRSEGVACTLTDSAKPHGLLNMTGSWGRGDRGTAGDPLPSLFMSHDDYAMLYRLLTRKDATPVKVEVEIEAKIIPGPITVYNTVGEIKGTEKPDEFVVIGAHLDSWDLGQGTTDNGTGTSVVLEAARTLGKLAKEGIRPKRTIRIALFTGEEQGLHGSRAYVKTHEDELKRISMALVHDTGTGRVLSIPLQGRTVLKPILEAELVSLKELNVDITTGSQGGTDHLPFDGAGVPGFAFRQDPAEYYLTHHSQSDTLDKAREPDLIQGSQVMALTAMRVANMPELLNREKPEVPERKNGKRDPEKKVEEKKTEEKKAEEKK, encoded by the coding sequence ATGGCCTGTCTGGCCGCTATTGTATGCATGATCAGCGCGATGGTTTGGGCCGAAGATGCTGCCCCCAAGACGGCATCAAAAACTCCTCTGGAAATTGATCAAACCATCATCAATGAAGTAAAGGAACGACAGGAAATTATGTCGAACCTTACTTATCTCAGCGATGTGATTGGACCACGAGTCACCGGTTCGGAAAACCTGAAACGAGCCAACGACTGGGCTTTAGAGAAGTTCAAAAGCTACGGCCTGGAGAACGTCAAACTGGAGCCTTACACCATCCCCGCTGGTTGGGAACGTGGCTTTGCCCGCATGAAGATGGTGGAACCCAACACCAATCGCTGGCTAGCCGTTGCCTCCCGCGCCTGGACGCCAGGCACTCAAGGCAAACTGACTGGCGAAGTGATCTTCCTCGATGCCACCAGCCAGGAAGAACTGAACAAGTACAAAGGCAAACTGAAAAACGCTATTATCATGCGCAGCAAACCTTCCGATGTCCGCCCCATCGCTGACATCGGCAAGCCTCGTGATCCGTCCAACATGCCACGCCGTCGTCCGGGTGGTGGTGGCAGTTCGCCTGATTTCATGCGGTCGATTGATCAGTTCCTCCGCTCTGAAGGTGTAGCCTGCACGCTCACCGATTCTGCCAAGCCTCACGGCCTGCTCAATATGACAGGTTCCTGGGGTAGGGGTGATCGAGGCACAGCAGGTGATCCGCTGCCTTCACTTTTCATGTCGCATGATGATTATGCCATGCTCTATAGACTGTTGACCCGCAAGGATGCGACACCAGTTAAGGTTGAAGTCGAAATCGAAGCCAAGATTATCCCTGGCCCGATTACGGTTTACAACACGGTTGGTGAAATCAAAGGCACCGAGAAGCCTGATGAATTCGTTGTTATCGGTGCTCACCTCGACTCGTGGGATCTCGGCCAAGGCACTACAGATAATGGCACAGGCACCTCGGTGGTGCTCGAAGCTGCCCGCACGCTGGGCAAACTCGCCAAGGAAGGTATTCGTCCCAAGCGCACCATTCGCATTGCACTCTTTACCGGTGAAGAACAAGGACTGCATGGCTCACGAGCTTATGTCAAAACTCATGAAGATGAACTCAAGCGCATCTCCATGGCCCTGGTGCACGATACCGGCACAGGCCGCGTACTTTCCATTCCACTGCAAGGCCGCACTGTGCTGAAACCCATTCTGGAAGCTGAACTGGTCAGCCTGAAGGAACTGAACGTCGATATCACGACGGGTTCCCAGGGAGGCACCGATCACCTGCCCTTTGATGGTGCTGGTGTTCCAGGCTTTGCCTTCCGGCAAGACCCCGCTGAGTACTACCTGACTCACCATTCCCAGAGCGATACGCTCGATAAAGCACGTGAGCCAGACCTAATTCAAGGCTCCCAAGTGATGGCGCTAACGGCTATGCGAGTAGCCAACATGCCTGAATTGCTCAATCGCGAAAAACCTGAAGTGCCTGAACGCAAGAACGGCAAACGCGATCCTGAGAAGAAAGTGGAAGAAAAGAAAACCGAAGAGAAGAAGGCTGAAGAAAAGAAGTAA